The stretch of DNA ACAACACATTGGATTAGAAAAAGTTCTCACCATCAGCCTTCTGGAGCCTCTTAAGCTGTCCAAAAACTTCTTCAGGGCTGTTGTCTCCTCCACACTTGTCTCTCTGTTTGACTTTTTCCCTCTTcctttccctttctttcctttattCCCTTTGCCTTTTTTCTTAGTGCTCAGTTTGTCCTTTGCATTTGGCTCTGCTTTCTCCTCTGTTTTTTGTCCTCCGTGTcgtttctttccttcttcaacAGTGGGGTGTGCCCTGTgttaaaatgaagaaatactTTGATCTACTTTACAACATATTGCTAGATCAAATGCATGCACACATTTTTTTAACTATATTTCAAAATGCCCTTAAGCATATGAAAAGACAACACCTGTTTTTCTCCACTTCCTTGTTGTTCACTTTAGAGGTGGCCAAGTCATTACTGCTCGACTCCTTTCCTCTTTTGGATCCAGCAGGCACTTTACGTATAACAAATCTCGACCGACCGTTCAGTATGTCCTGGATCTTACTCTTCAGGGCAGCTTTTTTGTCTAGAAGAGGCTTCCTTTGTGTTACCAGCACAGAGGTCACATTTCCTCCTCTCTGAGAGCTCAGCACCATCTTCTTcatcatcttttttcttttcaccacAAGCTTCTTTTTTGTGGTTTTACATCTGTGAGATAAGATGCCCATGGCATAGCATAGTCACTTGGCTGAAGCACACATATAAAACAGTTACTGAAACATACATTATGTTAATCGGGGCACATATAGCTTTTACAAACTAATGACATTGTCTCAATAGCTCACATATTCCAAAACACTAGAATCTTAAAGAGGAATAAACTTGCTTTCAAATATCTATCAGTAAAAAAAAGCGGCTTAAATTAGTAATATGATAATGGGACATTATTCATTTCTAGGAGTCCATATAGTGTTTTCCCCCTTAGTTTAAAGCTGACCTATGTACTTCTATAATGAAGTGAAGGACTGAGCAGTATTCTCTCTTTTTGTTATAGgtctacatttttttcaaataataaatacaatcgGGCAGTACTGTTAATAGTAATATAATCTGTTTTAAGCTTCACTTGCTTACATTTTCTCCTCTCTGCTGCCAACTTAGTGTCTTTGACAGAAAGCAACTTCTGTTACATGTAGCAACACATTGGACAAACAGTGGCAAAAACCTGTGGGTTTGTGTCGCAAGCGTGAACACTCACTTGTCCTCATTTACGCCTCTCAGTTGGAGTCTGTGAGGTGCACGTGTGAACTAACATTCACAGAGCAATTTTACATGAAAGTACAACCAACATGAAATACAGACTTTGTCAGTAGGGGATTTTATCAGATGATGGCGCATGTGTAAAAGCAATGATTGCTCATTAATAATGTCGTGTCATTGGGCCTTTTTTTAATGGCTCATTTTCTTGTCTGATAACAGTAATGTAAAAATGGAAATATGTGGCTCTAtctgaaattaagttgtgtcAACATACAGTATATGAGAGGAGAGATAGCAGAAGAAAAGCCAgttacttaaaggtagggtaggagatcctggattttgagtccagcgaagctgcattttgaaaatacacaggtaaaaagtcccaacccttttcttcactttccccccgaaggcacgcctctagagtacatgaacgagcacgaaggtgcacgagcactgttctgacagcaagcatcgatcgttgccgtatttagtatttagtatttagtatatgctaactatacgtttaataatgctaggtgctagccaagctggctctagtttagcttcctgccaagcttctggacgcgtaattcgttcacggagcagggtacgcgcacagggggaaggagggggagggaggagcagattgcagtttgatagacggcatcagtatccaatcattgtgaacggtccgttcacaatgattggatactgtttttcctagattgtacgttctagaggccactaaaacttttcatatttgtgtcaaaacttttaattaattggttgcaatgaggctgtgaagagtatttcaagcaatatgtaaaaaaatgttccagaaaaagatcccctaccccacctttaactacTGGCAGTGGTTGACAGTCTGATGAATACAAGTAGTTTGTGTTCTGTTGTACTGTTTTCAGTAAGTGTGAATATTAAATACCGATATACCGTATAATACCATTCCATCTGGATATACTGTGGTATACTTATTTTGGCTATATTACCCAGCCTTAGTTGTTGGTATTTTGTTCCATCAGGGTTGCCATAGATTTGTTGTGAGTCTAGCTTTGACGAGTTGAAAAATGAAAGACACAGAATACGCTGCTGGATAGCTCATGTCAGATGCTGAGAATCTGTAATGTTTACAGTGTAGTACTTGAAAGTGTAGTACTGCTGTACTCTAAAAGTAGTAGGTTTGCGCACATTGTCATGAGTTGGTAAATCTTTGGTCATTCGAACTGTAAAATGCCTAAGTCTCATCCCACTTTGAACTGAAGGACCATGTGAAGCCACTCTGAGTTAATTGAAACAATGGTATGCAGTAGATGAACCTTAAGTTAGATCCTTTTCTGGTCATCTTCTCCAGCTTCCTCATGGGGAACTGATCAATGAGCTCTAATATCGCCTCAACACGGACCGGATAAGGGAAACGCTCACTGACCCGAAGGTTCTTCTTCATCACCAGCATGGTGAATGTGTGCTCCTGAAACAACTGGTGTTAAGCACAACTCATAGACAGGCCAACTACAAAATAATGTGgagacatttaaaaagaaaatgactaAAACAGTTAATGGCACACGGTTTACTTGGCCGGTGAGCTCCAGGTAGTGCAGCAGTTTGGTAACTGTGTCAGGGTCCAGGTTCTCCACTGTGGCATCCCCTTGAAATGTAGTTTTCTGAATGCGACCTTCCATCATGGCATTCTGGATTATGGTTATGATGAAGGTGTCTCTTTCTGCAAGACGACAGTTCAGCCCTTTCtgggacagacagacacagaatcAAAAGATTAAAGGAAAACAGAGCTCAAGAACAAACGGGTATGAGGTCCTGAAATACTAAGATTTAGATAAAgaaaccagaaaaaacaaagttcTAAATGAATTCTGTGAAGGTATTAAAAAACATACTAAATGTCAGCACATTACCTGCCCCATATCCTCCAGTTGTTTTTCCATCATGCGAAGGTAGTGGTCATTGTGTGACGGAGCTGTTATCACCCACAGCCGCTTTTTACCTGCAGGGAACGAAGAGTCGCTTTTTTTCTGATCTGTATGAGCTTGAGCATTTAAACAAATTCATCCGCTGAACAGTTGATTTCTCTTGCCTGCAAAGTCGACCAGGAAATCCAGCTCTGGAGCCAAGCTTGATGATGACTCTCTAGCTCCTCTGTTGTCATCATGATCTCTGTCTTCTTCCAGCCCCAGTCCATGTTCCATCCCTGGAGGGAGGTCTGAGTAGTCTCCCCAGTCTTTCACATTGGGGTCCAACTCATGCTTTGGCTTGCCTCCAGCGATGCTTGGCCaggctgtgagtaaaactgggTAGCTGAGGCTCCATAAAGCAGCAAACAACCTAATATAGTCTGAGGTGCAAAACAGAAGCATTGTTTCTGAACGGCTGATAAATTGGGATTGCTGAAACGCTGGAACTTCTTAGCAGCTCATGGATTCTCATCTGGTATAGAAATACGCATGTGCCGTGTTGTTCTCACAACTGCTGGTTCTTCGAAGTGCTGTTTCTGAAACAGACTTGAAGGAATCGCCAGATGTCTAAATGTAATTTGAGGGcttaaaaaacagagaaaatgtcCAGCTGAGAAGTTTCCATACTTTGAATCCGATCGAAAGTCCCTCTGAAGGTTGCTGCATTCTgtaaggtgaaaaaaaaaaaaaaagatgaatcaaaTCTGGAATCTAGAAGATAAAGGGACAGCAGAGACTGCTGTGATGTTTATCCCACTCACCAGCCCAGAGACTGACTGGAGAGACGCTCTTcttctcacacacagacacactcctGGTTCACATTATAGCCCAGGCTTGTTAACAGGAAACTCCTGGAATTTTCTGCAACTTCAAAGCATTTTCTTGCAGAGAAAACTTTCTCTCTgtatctttctctctctcacacacacgcacacacacacacacacacacagacacaacacaTGCATATTATCTGTCAGAATATGAGATGCTGCTTTGTCTATTATCATTTGAGCAATATTCCCTGACATGCATGCATTTCACATGCACAGGCACTCctgtatatacacacatgttCATTCTCACACATGCTCATGTTAAAACATCCTTGTGGTTGCAAACAAGAGTAAGTCAGTCAGAGTGGGGGCAACTGCCCCTGCACTGTGGTTGACTGAGGTCAAATCTATAGCTGATTCTGAGCTCTGTGCACTGAGTCAGAGAACTGATAATACCCCTGAAAAATATCATATTAACAAATGTATTATTGCTGACCACATGGTATTTGCTTGAATGCAAATGTTTTCAAGCTATCCATGATACATTGTCACCTGAGTGAATTATTAATTACAAATCACTGCAGTCAGTCAGTCACTTTACTTaatgtggggaaaaaacagcaaagaaaagAGGTCACAGAGGAGAGTGCTGACAAAGGGTGGTAAATGGGAGCTCAAGTGTTCCAGTTTAGCCCAGAGCCATTCTCCCCACTGGGGTGACAGGAAGGGAAATGGCAGTATAGAAATAAATTACCCAAACTTGCTACAGATCGAAGTCGAGAAAAGTTCACGCCAGGTCAAAGTCTGAGTAAAATAATGTGCCCAAAGGCGACATTCTGCCCGGTCAAAGCACTTATTCCTCCCCCAGTCACTCCCTGAGATTTTAACAGGTCATCCAGCTACAATCGTACCAACTGAACTTGTTGAAGTctcaaatttcacatttaaTCCATAACTTAAGGGCCTCTGTCTTTGTCCACAAATAATCAAACTACTAATATTAGATTAGAAAAAGATGGCCATACAGACCTGGTCCACTGCAACTAAGTCAGTGCACAATAACATAACTATGAGTCAGATTATTTGAGCAAGACACAAGTTTCAGCTGGACTCCTTGTTTTAAGTCTATAAAACACAGTGACATTTAGTGTTTTGTGAGCCCAATAAAGACCGAGCACTTACGATATAAATCAAATGTGAGTATCTATATTACATTTCAAATACATTCcacattcattttattttacaactaactttATATGGAATACTAAAAGACTTTAAAACCCTTAGAATACAAAGCAACTTGATGCAAAGCGTGGAGAAACTGAAAttgaaaacacaagaatcagATCACTTGAATTGGGGTTtgaatgaatgttttttttcttttctctgtgtgaGATGCAGGCTCACACAACATAGGCATCTCCTGATGGCCAACCAAACCAAAGTAGCACTTTTAAATCTATGACAATAGACTGAACTTTTTTCTTTGATGTAAGAAGCAGGTGTCCTCACAACTGTCAAGGTTGCAGATTGTTGTCTTCTTCCCCCATATTTTTTGACCATTGTTAAGAATTCCCATTTCATGCTAAGTTTCAGAACAACAGCATGCGGGTGCATATGgtgactgttttgtttttagggAGAAGTAACGGAAAATCTGAGATCTTACAATCAGAAATGTACATATGCTTCTTCACCTCACAGTTACCTATGTGTTGCTTTCGTTGATGTTTTAATGCTATTGACTGTATATAAGAAGAATAATGTCAAAGAATGCATGCAAAGCCCATGCATTTAGAAA from Odontesthes bonariensis isolate fOdoBon6 chromosome 22, fOdoBon6.hap1, whole genome shotgun sequence encodes:
- the ccdc80l2 gene encoding coiled-coil domain-containing protein 80, encoding MLLFCTSDYIRLFAALWSLSYPVLLTAWPSIAGGKPKHELDPNVKDWGDYSDLPPGMEHGLGLEEDRDHDDNRGARESSSSLAPELDFLVDFAGKKRLWVITAPSHNDHYLRMMEKQLEDMGQKGLNCRLAERDTFIITIIQNAMMEGRIQKTTFQGDATVENLDPDTVTKLLHYLELTGQEHTFTMLVMKKNLRVSERFPYPVRVEAILELIDQFPMRKLEKMTRKGSNLRCKTTKKKLVVKRKKMMKKMVLSSQRGGNVTSVLVTQRKPLLDKKAALKSKIQDILNGRSRFVIRKVPAGSKRGKESSSNDLATSKVNNKEVEKNRAHPTVEEGKKRHGGQKTEEKAEPNAKDKLSTKKKGKGNKGKKGKGRGKKSNRETSVEETTALKKFLDSLRGSRRLMLISTPSRDATLYIQQTEENEKRHCELAIRKITVATIVGAGSDTTLSLQHHQLESEPSLSDQSEQFLDPGLIPLLRAELGLSSSDLFSMTVTDYDIKPNRVFEAPPSSSALFEYIDNFPSRNSEKEKERKSPPVCSKDMQDPAVRNSLLRFMSKRRLLLISAPSEDDYSFQQQLSALTGQECHLGIRHFAMLKLTGNGEKASGTVELLPLNGRSQSEVELLSRDMINNLREELKISKDYFSMLVVGKDGDVKAWFSSPIWSLENIYDLVDSMELRLQEAKLQKRLGIHCPEDTGGRGSEARHYPDYDGDRADETYLYHQQ